One Streptomyces sp. CG4 genomic window, CGGTCCTCGGGCCGCACGATGTCGGCCATCATCGCCTGCACGGCCGGCCGGGACGCGTTGGAGGCCATGCCGACGAGGAAGGCGACGCCGGCGATGGCGGCCGGGTCGCTCATGAAACCGAGCAGCGCGACCGAGGCGGCCGTGCTCGTCTGGGCGATGAGCAGGGTGGGCCGCCGCCCGAGCCGGTCGGCCATCACCCCGCCGCCCAGCGAGGAGACGACACCGCCCAGTCCGTGCAGCGAGGCGACGAGACCGGCGTACGAGGCGGAGTAGCCGCGGTCGAGGGTGAGGTAGAGGGCCATGAACGTGGCCACGAAGGCGCCGAGCCGGTTGACGAGGGTGCTGGTCCACAGCCACCAGAACTCGCGGGGTAGCCCGGAGACGCTCTCCCGGGCGGCACGTCGAAGACGAGCGGCGGACATGAAAAAGGACCCCCCATGGATCACAGGACGCTCCGACAGGGCCCTGTAAGTGACGCAAGCGGTGATCACACATTACAGCGGGGGGTTGTCAGTGGCCACTCAATTAACAGATGCCGTCAACGGTCCACCCATCGGCCGTCCGAGCAGGGCCGGGAACGCTTGGATTACGCTCTTTCCCATGGCCGACGCACCGTACAAGCTGATCCTCCTCCGCCACGGCGAGAGCGAGTGGAACGCGAAGAACCTGTTCACCGGCTGGGTGGACGTCAACCTCAACGAGAAGGGCGAGAAGGAGGCAGTCCGCGGTGGCGAGCTCCTGAAGGACGCCGATCTCCTCCCCGACGTGGTCCACACGTCCCTCCAGAAGCGCGCGATCCGCACGGCCCAGCTGGCCCTGGAGGCCGCGGACCGCCACTGGATCCCGGTCCACCGCAGCTGGCGCCTGAACGAGCGCCACTACGGCGCCCTCCAGGGCAAGGACAAGGCGGCCACGCTGGCCGAGTTCGGCGAGGAGCAGTTCATGCTCTGGCGCCGCTCCTACGACACCCCGCCGCCCCCGCTCGCGGACGACTCCGAGTTCTCCCAGGCGAACGACCCCCGCTACGCCTCCATCCCGCCGGAGCTGCGCCCGGACACGGAGTGCCTGAAGGACGTCGTCGTCCGGATGCTCCCCTACTGGTACGACGGCATCGTCCCCGACCTTCTCGACGGCCACACCGTACTGGTCGCGGCCCACGGCAACTCGCTACGCGCCCTGGTCAAGCACCTGGACGGCATCTCCGACGCCGACATCGCGGGCCTGAACATCCCGACCGGCATCCCGCTGTACTACGAACTCGACGAGAACTTCAAGCCGGTCACCCCCGGCGGCACGTACCTCGACCCCGAGGCGGCCGCGGCGGCCATCGAGGCGGTCAAGAACCAGGGCAAGAAGAAGTAAACGCCCGCGAACAAGCCCCCTACCTGCGGTTTCTCCGCTGGTAGGGGGCCTTTCGCTGCCTCTGGGCCGTCTCTGGGCCGTCAGGGCGATGGGGCCGCGCGCTCTCCGGGCTCCGGCTCCTGTCTCCACTCCGCTCTGGCGCCGGCGCTCTGGAGCACAGCGACAGCGGACTGGGCCCTGTACGCAGACAGACCCTCAAGGAGGGTGACGGGCGCTTGGCGCGCCAGGACCCGGCTGTGCCACAAGCTCAGCCCGGTCACCTTGCGCACTGCTCGGATCACATCCATCTCGCGCGGTGGGTCGACGGCGTACGGGATGGGAGCTGGGGACGGTGGTGGGTTGAGGTGGTAAGAACCCCTCGGCCCATAACTGCTGAAGGCATCCGGCTCAGGGCTTCATAATCCAGCAGGACGTACCCGCTGAAGCGACCCGAGCGTACGGGCGCCTGGCCTTGCACGGATTCACCAGCCGACTCGTGTTGGAAGTCGCGACAGACACGCGACTAGGGCAAGGTATTGGGGCTCAACGCCTTTGATTAGCGTTTAGTGGACCGCTGACCAAGTCGTTCCTTAAGCACTTCCTGGATCACCTGCAGAGCGAGTTCTCGTGCGTTTTTGTCCGACTCTCCTGACGCCTGCATGATTTCATTGATTTGCCGCCATCTCCTTCCAATTGTTTCTAGTTGGTCGACTCGCATAGACTCAACGGCGAGTCGCGAGTCCTCAGGATGCAGCGCAAGGTGATGCGCCCACGAAGTCACCCCGCCAGTCTCAAAATGCCATTGATAGAAGGCGGCTTTTTG contains:
- a CDS encoding ribosomal protein L7/L12, giving the protein MDVIRAVRKVTGLSLWHSRVLARQAPVTLLEGLSAYRAQSAVAVLQSAGARAEWRQEPEPGERAAPSP
- a CDS encoding phosphoglyceromutase — its product is MADAPYKLILLRHGESEWNAKNLFTGWVDVNLNEKGEKEAVRGGELLKDADLLPDVVHTSLQKRAIRTAQLALEAADRHWIPVHRSWRLNERHYGALQGKDKAATLAEFGEEQFMLWRRSYDTPPPPLADDSEFSQANDPRYASIPPELRPDTECLKDVVVRMLPYWYDGIVPDLLDGHTVLVAAHGNSLRALVKHLDGISDADIAGLNIPTGIPLYYELDENFKPVTPGGTYLDPEAAAAAIEAVKNQGKKK